Below is a window of Candidatus Methanoperedens sp. DNA.
GAATTAAAAGCGATAAGATATATAAATGCAGGATTTATTATTATTAATCTAATCTTGCTTTCCATATCAATATCGTCGGCAGCTACTTTTGATGTGAACCTAGTTGCTAACCCAAGCTTTGAAAAAGGAATCAATACACCCGACAATTGGGAATTTGTGACAAGCAATGGAAACACCCCTGTATCGGACAGCCTATCAGTGACCGGAGAAAGATCGATTAAAATTAGCCTGCCAGGAACAACTGATTCTATATCAGGATCTCCACAGTCTGATTTAATAATTGCTAAACCTCTTACAGATTACACCATCTCTGCTCAGGGTAAAACCAATGCTGCAGGCGGCACTAATCCCCCTGCAATCAGGGTAGTTGAACTTGATGCAAACAAGGATTGGATAAAACAGACAAATCTTTATTTCAACAAGGGTACGAATGATTGGACAAAGAATAGTATGGATTTTAGGACAAGTTCCAATGCAGCATATCTTTATATGTATGTTAATATCTGGAATGGTTATGGGACTTTCTGGGTGGATGATGTTTCATTAAGCCTGAAAAACGCAGTTATCCCAGAACCAACTTCCACACCAACATCAACACCAATAGTTTCCAATCTTATTGCTAACCCAAGCTTTGAAAAAGGAATCGATACACCCGACAATTGGGAATTTGTGACAAGCAATGGAAACACCCCTGTATCGGACAGCCTATCAGTGACCGGAGAAAGATCGATTAAAATTAGCCTGCCAGGAACAACTGATTCTATATCAGGATCTCCACAGTCTGATTTAATAATTGCTAAACCTCTTACAGATTACACCATCTCTGCTCAGGGTAAAACCAATGCTGCAGGCGGCACTAATCCCCCTGCAATCAGGGTAGTTGAACTTGATGCAAACAAGGATTGGATAAAACAGACAAATCTTTATTTCAACAAGGGTACGAATGATTGGACAAAGAATAGTATGGATTTTAGGACAAGTTCCAATGCAGCATATCTTTATATGTATGTTAATATCTGGAATGGTTATGGGACTTTCTGGGTGGATGATGTTTCATTAAGCCTGAAAAACGCAGTTATCCCAGAACCANNNNNNNNNNGCATATCTTTATATGTATGTTAATATCTGGAATGGTTATGGGACTTTCTGGGTGGATGATGTTTCATTAAGCCTGAAAAACGCAGTTATCCCAGAACCAGAACCAGCACTAACACCAGCACCAGCACTAAAACTAGCACCAGCACCAATCACAACACCGGCTCCTACGGCGACGCCAACTGTAACCCCGGCTCCTGCGAGCGTGCCTGCTCCAGTTTCAAATGGCCCTAAATATTATGTAGCCACTAATGGTAATGATGGCAACTCTGGCTCATCTTCGTCTCCATGGAGAACTATTCAACATGCAGCAGACATGGCGTCTGCAGGAGATACGGTTTATGTCATGGGCGGAACGTACAATGAGAAAGTTACAATAACGAAATCAGGGAGCCCAGGAAATTACATCATATTTGCAGCGTATCCAGGGCAAACTGTTTCTATTGATGGCACCGGTATATCTTTAGGATCATGGGACGGACTGGTCCGTATAAATGGTGCAAGTTATATACAAATTTCAGGATTCAGGGTGCTAAAATCCTCATATGTAGGGATCATGGTATCAGGCGGAAGCCCTTCGAATATTAATATCCAGGATAATTATATTAATGGTGCATATTCTTCCGGAATATATGTAGAGAGGGCATCAAGCATTACCATAGACAATAATGAGGTAATAGGAGCTCATAGTGCAGGAGCAGGAACTGAAAACGAGATTGTTAGCCTTGTTCGTGTCAATGGTTTTGATGTAAAAAACAATAAGATCCATGATAATATCAATACCGAGAGCATTAACGCAAAAATGGGATCGAGCAACGGGCGCATTCATCATAACAACATAAAACCGACTTCAAGCGCAGGTGTTTATATGGATCCTTTTACCGAGTACCAGGAAAACGTGGAAGTATATAACAATATAATCCATGATGGCCCGGGTGCTTCTCGAGGAATAGCCGTTGCTGTTGAAGGAGGCGGAACTATTAAAAATGTCAAGATATACAACAATTTAGTATATAGAAACGGGGCAAATGGAATAGTCGTAGATTATTATGCCGATTGTGGCAGCGATCCTGGCACTCTGTGCCTCAGCGGG
It encodes the following:
- a CDS encoding DUF1565 domain-containing protein, which translates into the protein MPAPVSNGPKYYVATNGNDGNSGSSSSPWRTIQHAADMASAGDTVYVMGGTYNEKVTITKSGSPGNYIIFAAYPGQTVSIDGTGISLGSWDGLVRINGASYIQISGFRVLKSSYVGIMVSGGSPSNINIQDNYINGAYSSGIYVERASSITIDNNEVIGAHSAGAGTENEIVSLVRVNGFDVKNNKIHDNINTESINAKMGSSNGRIHHNNIKPTSSAGVYMDPFTEYQENVEVYNNIIHDGPGASRGIAVAVEGGGTIKNVKIYNNLVYRNGANGIVVDYYADCGSDPGTLCLSGTIDNILIEGNTVYQNNAIGWDGGIINKYSKSTNVVISNNIVSQNYGNQIWAVGSNTIQNNLIDGSTGTTGTSYITGSPQFVNPSSGDFHIQSTSPAINKGATPKIAIVDFDGKSRPQGGDYDIGAYEY